A genomic segment from Arcobacter acticola encodes:
- a CDS encoding KdsC family phosphatase, with the protein MIELIVLDVDGTLTDGKITYSSSGEETKSFDVADGLAIAVWTKAFSKKAAIITGRNSSIVEKRAKELNITHLHQGIKNKQEVLEEILKKEGLSWSQVAAIGDDLNDYNMLKKVGLSFTPANGSHYLKDFVNVVCQNKGGEGAVREMLEYIFKEENLEEDFLNAWI; encoded by the coding sequence ATGATTGAATTAATTGTTTTAGATGTAGATGGTACTTTAACTGATGGAAAAATCACATACTCTTCTAGTGGAGAAGAAACTAAGTCTTTTGATGTAGCTGATGGTTTAGCAATTGCTGTTTGGACTAAAGCATTTAGTAAAAAAGCAGCTATAATTACAGGAAGAAATTCTTCAATTGTTGAAAAAAGAGCAAAAGAATTAAATATAACTCATTTACACCAAGGAATAAAAAATAAACAAGAAGTTTTAGAAGAAATTCTGAAAAAAGAGGGTTTATCTTGGAGTCAAGTTGCTGCAATTGGTGATGATTTAAATGATTACAATATGTTAAAAAAAGTTGGTCTTTCATTTACTCCTGCAAATGGAAGCCATTATTTAAAAGACTTTGTAAATGTCGTTTGTCAAAACAAAGGTGGAGAAGGTGCTGTTCGAGAAATGCTTGAATACATTTTCAAAGAAGAAAATTTAGAAGAGGACTTTTTAAACGCATGGATATGA